A window of Bactrocera dorsalis isolate Fly_Bdor chromosome 4, ASM2337382v1, whole genome shotgun sequence genomic DNA:
TCTCAGGTCAGAACACTTCAATCCTTGATAGttacctaagcactggccaaaAAGATCGCCTGATTTACTTATATAGAGCTAGCCTCCCACAAGATTTTCATCAGGTATCAAACCTCGATCATCCGAGTAATGAAGaggtaaaatttatatttttctttaaaaaattacacaattttatagttaaatttttgggtagtcgaaaaagtcttttcgtatttctaatccaacttcaacttatttaaaaaaaatattgctcaaaaATACTGCAAACAtgcttgtttaaaaaatatgtaagaaaagataaaaatttgatttttttcatatttttaaacccacttaattttttggtatgaattctatataaataaaacaagcaCGTGTTCGTTCGTCTGTCCTACGTTCGTTTGAAGTCTTTATTGGAAATCAACATATTCCTACAAGTTTCATTAACgttccatatacatattataataaattgattAAGAACgaataaatttacaatttttgattttttttacaaattagcacaaaaacatttctttttaattttttatacaataataaacacattttatacacttttttcacataaaaacaacacaaacaacgctaaaaataaatattaaatttaaatatttttttaaacttattttgttgctttggttgaaaatatacaatttttgtttaaaattttatgcacacaataatatttttttacggtTTTGCGTCTAAGCTAAACTCTTTTTATAACTGTCTAAGGCTAAGCACACATTGAAGCCTAAACAAAGTAAAGAAAACTGAAAGGGCGAGGCCGCACAACAAATGTTGTCAAATATACCCTTctgttcataaatttttttcgttactCAGCACTCCATACCGCTATGTGCTTAGCCTTAATGATCAATTGACTGCCTTACTTATAGAACACTTAATATTCGTTTTTTCGTCCGTCATTGTGCACCATCAGCGACCCCACGCATGCTTCGAGTTCAATTTTGGTGCGTCAAGTCCATTTGTCAAGACCTACTACTCTTTCGTGTAACTGTATAAGTGTGTAGTAGTGTTACTATCGTCCGTGTTGTCTAGCGTTTGCGTCGTCCGGCGAATTTTCGCTGACGTGCCGTTTTCACGGGCACCACTCTCGGCGCATCCGGATCTTTAACAGTCTGAGGGCGTATTTGACATTCACGCGCCGCATCCACCACAGCTTCATCGTAACgtatgtttgaatatttttctatcACTATCTCGTAATCCTTTCCAAAAAGATATCTACGCAGAAATTTGCGAATATTGCCGAACATGCGACCGGTTAGGCAATTCCATAAGAAACCGCGAAACTTCCACATCAGGAATATggtagaaaaagtaaaaacaatcaAATCGAGTCCGAGCATTTGTAGTTGCGTCATTTCGGCGGCCGGCGAACGCATATGTGGCGTGCCTCCATAGCGCAGCACATAGTTCACCCAATAGAGTACTGTTTCGCGCGGCGTCAATTGGCGATCGCGATATAGGAGCGAGTAAAGCGCCGCACGCTCCTGATATGACTGATCGTTGAGCATGTTAAAGAGCTTGCTTCGAATTTCATCCTTATTTGTCTTGTAGGCGTCAATGCGTTCTGCGAGCTTGAATTGTGCTAGGAACTTGACGTTACCTACTAGTTCACTCGAGTAGGTCACGCCCAGCATGGGCACAGCATGATATTGGCCCTCACCTAAGCTGCTCATACTGCCGTGTGTTATGAAGAGCTTTACTTTCTTCTGCGCTAAAATATCGTTCTGCGGCATCCAGCGCGTGTAAAGTATTTTCGAGTCCTCTCGCGGCTTGCCACAATCCGCCCAACGCCATAGTACGTAGCGTTGTGATTCGACGAGCACGTCGTGCAATGAATCGAGCAGCTCTCTGGGCAAGTTAGTGCAATTGGCACCCTTACCGAGATTGATATAAATAACACCATGTACGGCTTTGTTTATATGATCGGCTATGTGTTGCGGCAAAGGAATGCGACGTTCCGGTATTTGTACGCCACCAATCTCCACCATCGTCGGCACATTCGGGCGTATGGGCCCCTGCGAGAAATGATTATTGGTGAAGACCAACGAAATATTGCGACGCACATCGTCCATTCTGATATTCTGGCAATTGAAGTGTAAGCTGAAATGTAGAAGAGTTCATAAGGAAAATTGTAAGAAGAAAGACATAACCGCGAATTGTTAAGGAAGCAGCAGAAACCATACTTTGAATTACTGTGTAGGCGGTGGAAAATTTCGTGTGCGACGCCAAATAACCCCTCAATGAACTTATCGATAATCATATTTATTAAACGTCTCAGATATGAATTCGATATTAAACGGCTTTCGGCGAATTCGGATGTCAAGTAGCCTTCCTCGCGCGGATTACCCACCTCCCAATTGGTTATGAACGAGGGAGGCGTTTCGGTGCTCAATATAATGGGCGCTTTAAAGCAGCCGGCAAGCATCAAGTGTCCGAGATTGAAGTAATACGCCACAATGACCAAATTGAATGTGCCTGGTGGATGTGCGTCCAAAAGCCCTATATAATATCTGCCCAGTTCGGCAAACTGCTGCCATTGATAGTACAATTTCATAAACCGATACGAGGGATCGTGTGCTTCAGGCGAGGACTCGGTGTTGGCCAAGCGTACGTATTTGAAATTGGAATATTGATAGGGCGAGGGTATCGGCAAGACACCAACGACCGTCACATCGTGATACCTCGCGAGAAAGTCCGCCAAGCGTAGGTGATAGCGAAATGCGTCCAAATTGTACGTCGCAAAGAGGCATAAGATCTTTCCATGAACAGTTGACGTGTGGCGTTGGAAGGCGTTGCACCTACTCAGCAACACAGTCAAAAGTAGGACGAGCTGACAGTATAAGAGGCGTGTAcgcatttttctaacaaattttgCGCGTTTAAACGTGGTacgaaatatttgtgaaaatacaGCGCAAACTGCAGTTAAAATTAAACTGAAGCGAAACTGACAGAGTTCTTGTAGAATACCGTTTATTGGGAAGAGAGGCTTCACAGTTATAGCAGTGTGACTACGCCAGAGCTGAGAGCTTATTCTAAAAACAGAGTCGTCCGTACAAAGAGGCACAGAGAGCGAGAGAGGGTTCAGGCGATCCTACGCTGAGCTGAATGAGGTTTATTTTTCTCCGCGCTTAATAACTGACGAAGTAGGGAAGGTTTAATGATGGCTGAAACAATCGATAACAATCTTCCAATATGCGCTAGGCATAAGGTAAAgcaaattctacgaaaaataaaGCTTATGCTTGAAGATAATGCTTCGGAAATAGTTATCGGAGAAAAAGTTGGAGCGTCACATACTCGTAGCTCTCTAAGCAAGCAAAACCTTTTGAAATGTCAAAAACGGAAGTCATATGGCAATCGATTTCTTACTGCGTGGTCACCTAAGATAGCACTTAGCCCACTGTACGCGCGAAAATTACAAGCAATTTCAATCTAACGTTTACACTTTTTCTTAATTACACCTTTGACTCACCAAAAATATCCCTCATTTTCTTCGTTCAATACGCGCGAAAAATACGTACGCTCCCAAAGAACAATCCAAAAATTAAACCAACTCTCAAAAAAATTCATTGGCTGTGTGAATGGCGTTAGCGCTGATGGCACATAACTGCCCTCTGCGGGATTGCCGACCAAGCGATTGATCCAAAAAGCCGGCCCCGTCGTTATCGAAATGATTATCGGGCACTTGTATAGTGATGCAAGTCCCATTTGGAAATCGTTTAGGAAATAACCGAATATCAAAAGATCAAAATCACTTTCTTTCGCGTTTTTTATCCAATCTTTCATCAGCGGTTGCGACAGTGTCATATCGGACAACAGCAGCCTATTACTCAGCATATTAAGAAAGTCCCAGTATGCCGTACGATTTCTCCATTCGAACGGTCGTAGCTTCTCCAATTTTTCGCGAGGAGTTTCGATTTGTATGTAGCGATATGGTGCTTTGGGTCTGGCATTCGCTATCGTACCGATGACCGTCACATTGTGGCCATTTTCGGCGATCAGCTCAGCGATGCGACAATGGTAGAAAAGCGTCGACGTAGAAAATGTTGGAAAGAAGCCGAGTATGTTTGCGGAGCTGATGAGCGCGGGTAGACAGCAAGCGGTCAGAAGCAGGAAAGCGGTGTGCGGTGTGTTGTTGTCAAGCATAgacatttctttgttttatttacagcttCACTTCATAAGGTTTATGCGAGTACTGAATATTTAGTTGACTGCTGTGGCGATCCTGCTGTTTATAGTCAGTGTGTGAGCGGAGAGCAGAATAGCGCAGAGAGCGGCAGTTGAGCTCAGTCGAAAGCTAAGTTGGCGCTGAAGAGCATATGTACATCGATCATGTAAGGTTTATTATTAGTCCTCAGTAGCACTTTATGTTAAAAGTTTTTCCGATATTTCACAAGAATAACGATAAATTAATgctagcaaaaaaaaattataaaaccaaCGGCTTTAAATGAGCTGCGGTTTAACAAACTTCTAAGACTTGGTTCAAGAACAGAGTACGACCATATATTGAGTATGTGCTTTTTCTTTCTCTGCCTTTAGATCTATCAATTTCGGTTAGTCTTTGTCAAGCAGAGTTGCCAGATATTGTAATGAACGGGAGTTGAGAACATAATCGAGAATTTACGAATACCACAACACTTCGGCTTTCGGCCCTCAGCTAATGTTGGAATACAGCCaagatttcaaaattgtttaactATTCTGTTTTCGTTTTCCAGAACCCagcgatatttttaaattaattttttgtctcaAAATGCAACATTGTTaggtcaacaaaaacaacattaattTTAACAAGGTATAAGTCAAGAAGTGCGGCTTCTAAACAGTAAacaaagagtataaaaaataaaacaaaaaaatgaagcaaaaataACCGTTGGACAGCAGCCATCCGCATTAGCCGCTGAGAGCAGCGCAAGAAGGCAAGTGCCATCAGTCAGACTGGAAAAGTAATGCAGCTACACAGGCACTTTAAAAGACCAATAAAGCAGAGAAAGAGAAATGCAGAAGGACAACAGATGCGAGAGAAATATGAAAAGGTGATAATTTCCTAGAGATCCAACTAAAAagtgtgaaaaacaaaaaatacaaagcaTAGGATGAGTGTCCAAGCAAAGTCAGCTGGGAGCTGGGCGCTGCGGCGGCTGAGTCAAAGCGGCTTGACTTTGCGATTGAAATTGAATTGTGCACGAAAGTGAGgaatagaaaaaagaaaaagaatgaaaaaaaacaagaatgaaaaaaaaacaagaatgtAACAAATGACatgagaacaacaacaacaagaaaaactaTGTACGGACAGCCAACAATGCTGAAAGCGATAAGCGCACAAGACAAAGCGCTGAGTGGACAGCAGCTGTCAGGCAGTGGCAATTTGAGGCCGCACACCTGCTGCGCACACACGAGCATACAAAAAAGCTATATATGGAAAGGCACATGTGCGGTTAGACGACTACAGGAGAgaagtaaaaattacaaaaaaagtggaaaacaaAATCGCAAatgcaaaaagttttaaaataaaaattgccataaaaatttgaatgtaaaatatggcaaaaaaatttaaataaaaattgtaaaaatatgaaaaaaaattgcaaagtcaaaaattcagaaaaatttgataataaaaatttaaaaaaaaaaaattttaaataaaaattgtaaaaatttgaaaataaaaatagcaaaaaaagtaaaaaaaatgccaaaaaaaaattaaaacaaaaattgcaaagtgaaaaattcagaaaaattttaaaataaaaaatgacaaacaattttgagataaaaattggaaaataaaaatagcagaaaattgcaaaataaaaaatgcagaaaaatttgaaaataaaaactgaaaaaaatttgaaaataaaaattgcaaaaagtacaaattcaaaaaaattttaaatgaaaataatttcaaaataaaaaattgcaaaaaaaagtaaaaaatgcaaaaaaaatttaaaacaaaaattgcaaagtgaaaaattcagaaaaattaaacaaaatgacaaacaattttgatataaaaatttaaaaaaatttgaaaataaaaatagcagaaaattgcaaaataaaaaatgcaagagaattgttaaaataaaaatagcaaaggcaactgaaaaacttcaacaaaataaaataacgctGAGAAAACGTGTTAAAGCGGCAAATCCTGTTTGGCGCgcacttttttactttttatttttcaaaactacaACAGAGTAGCTCGGCGTCTAACGGTTTTTGCTTCAATAGCAAATGTGAGAAaagtgaaaatagaaaaaactcaCATAGCAGGCGGCGCTTAGGGGCCCGCTAGCATGCG
This region includes:
- the LOC105231955 gene encoding UDP-glycosyltransferase UGT5 isoform X2 — its product is MRTRLLYCQLVLLLTVLLSRCNAFQRHTSTVHGKILCLFATYNLDAFRYHLRLADFLARYHDVTVVGVLPIPSPYQYSNFKYVRLANTESSPEAHDPSYRFMKLYYQWQQFAELGRYYIGLLDAHPPGTFNLVIVAYYFNLGHLMLAGCFKAPIILSTETPPSFITNWEVGNPREEGYLTSEFAESRLISNSYLRRLINMIIDKFIEGLFGVAHEIFHRLHSNSNLHFNCQNIRMDDVRRNISLVFTNNHFSQGPIRPNVPTMVEIGGVQIPERRIPLPQHIADHINKAVHGVIYINLGKGANCTNLPRELLDSLHDVLVESQRYVLWRWADCGKPREDSKILYTRWMPQNDILAQKKVKLFITHGSMSSLGEGQYHAVPMLGVTYSSELVGNVKFLAQFKLAERIDAYKTNKDEIRSKLFNMLNDQSYQERAALYSLLYRDRQLTPRETVLYWVNYVLRYGGTPHMRSPAAEMTQLQMLGLDLIVFTFSTIFLMWKFRGFLWNCLTGRMFGNIRKFLRRYLFGKDYEIVIEKYSNIRYDEAVVDAARECQIRPQTVKDPDAPRVVPVKTARQRKFAGRRKR
- the LOC105231955 gene encoding UDP-glucosyltransferase 2 isoform X1 — protein: MSMLDNNTPHTAFLLLTACCLPALISSANILGFFPTFSTSTLFYHCRIAELIAENGHNVTVIGTIANARPKAPYRYIQIETPREKLEKLRPFEWRNRTAYWDFLNMLSNRLLLSDMTLSQPLMKDWIKNAKESDFDLLIFGYFLNDFQMGLASLYKCPIIISITTGPAFWINRLVGNPAEGSYVPSALTPFTQPMNFFESWFNFWIVLWERTYFSRVLNEENEGYFCLHFNCQNIRMDDVRRNISLVFTNNHFSQGPIRPNVPTMVEIGGVQIPERRIPLPQHIADHINKAVHGVIYINLGKGANCTNLPRELLDSLHDVLVESQRYVLWRWADCGKPREDSKILYTRWMPQNDILAQKKVKLFITHGSMSSLGEGQYHAVPMLGVTYSSELVGNVKFLAQFKLAERIDAYKTNKDEIRSKLFNMLNDQSYQERAALYSLLYRDRQLTPRETVLYWVNYVLRYGGTPHMRSPAAEMTQLQMLGLDLIVFTFSTIFLMWKFRGFLWNCLTGRMFGNIRKFLRRYLFGKDYEIVIEKYSNIRYDEAVVDAARECQIRPQTVKDPDAPRVVPVKTARQRKFAGRRKR